A single window of Lynx canadensis isolate LIC74 chromosome C2, mLynCan4.pri.v2, whole genome shotgun sequence DNA harbors:
- the PWP2 gene encoding periodic tryptophan protein 2 homolog — MKFAYRFSNLLGTVYRCGNLNFTCDGNSVISPVGNRVTVFDLKNNKSSTLPLATRYNVKCVGLSPDGRLAIIVDEGGDALLVSLVCRSVLHHFHFKGSVHSVSFSPDGRKFVVTKGNIAQMYHAPGRKREFNAFVLDKTYFGPYDETTCIDWTDDSRCFAVGSKDMSTWVFGAERWDNLIYYALGGHKDAIVACFFESGSLDLYTISQDGALCVWQCDTSPEGLRPKAPTGWKADLLQGEEEEEEEREEETTVRGKTAPAPEERQGKVKYSRLAKYFFNKEGDFNNLTAAAFHKKTHLLVTGFASGIFHLHELPEFNLIHSLSVSDQRVASIAVNGSGDWIAFGCAGLGQLLVWEWQSESYVLKQQGHFNSMVSLAYSPDGQYIVTGGDDGKVKVWNTLSGFCFVTFTEHSSGVTGVTFTATGYVIVTSSMDGTVRAFDLHRYRNFRTFTSPRPTQFSCVAVDCSGEVVSAGAQDSFEVFIWSMQTGRLLDVLSGHEGPISSLCFSPVKSVLASASWDRTVRLWDMADSWRTTETLGLTSDALAVTFRPDGAELAVATLNSQITFWDPENAVQTGSIEGRHDLKTGRKELDKVTAKHSAKGKAFTALCYSADGQSVLAGGMSKFVCIYHVKEQILRKKFEISRNLSLDAMEEFLNRRKMTEFGNLALIDQDAGAEDGVAIPLPGVKKGDVSSRHLKPEIRVTSLRFSPTGRCWAATTTEGLLVYSLDAQMLFDPFELDTDVTPARIRAAVRQQDLTGAILMAFRLNERTLLQEVLESVPWDEVEVVSSSLPELYVEKVLEFLASSFEVSRHLEFYLIWTQKLLLVHGQRLKSRAGKVLPAVRFLQKTIQRHLDGVCKLCDWNRYNIQYALAVSKQRGIKRPSEPLGSEEEADASDDDDTLHPLGEGQEDGDRQLV, encoded by the exons ATGAAGTTCGCTTACCGG ttttcgaATTTGCTGGGGACAGTCTATCGGTGTGGAAACTTAAATTTTACATGCGATGGAAATTCAGTTATTAGTCCTGTGGGAAACAGAGTGACGGTGTTTGACCTTAAAAA CAACAAATCCAGCACTTTGCCCTTGGCCACTCGGTACAACGTTAAGTGTGTCGGGCTGTCCCCAGACGGCCGCCTGGCCATCATCGTCGATGAAG GGGGGGACGCGCTGCTGGTCAGCCTGGTCTGCAGGTCCGTGCTCCATCACTTCCACTTTAAGGGCTCCGTGCACAGCGTGTCCTTCTCCCCTGACGGCAG GAAGTTCGTTGTCACAAAAGGCAACATCGCTCAGATGTACCACGCCCCTGGGAGGAAGCGGGAATTCAACGCGTTCGTCCTGGACAAAACCTACTTTGGGCCGTACGATGAGACCACGTGCATCGACTGGACGGACGACTCCCG GTGCTTTGCGGTCGGGAGCAAAGACATGTCCACGTGGGTTTTCGGAGCTGAGCGCTGGGACAACCTCATCTACTATGCGCTGGGAGGACACAAGGACGCGATCGTGGCTTGCTTCTTTGAATCCGGCAGCCTAGAT CTGTACACGATCAGCCAGGACGGGGCCCTGTGTGTGTGGCAGTGTGACACCTCCCCCGAAGGCCTGAGGCCGAAAGCCCCCACGGGCTGGAAGGCAGATCTGCtgcagggggaagaggaggaggaggaggagcgggaggAGGAGACCACAGTCCGGGGGAAAACCGCACCGGCCCCGGAGGAGCGGCAGGGAAAAGTGAAATACTCTCGGCTGGCCAA GTACTTTTTCAATAAGGAGGGAGATTTCAACAACCTGACTGCTGCGGCCTTTCACAAAAAGACCCACCTCTTGGTCACTGGCTTTGCTTCTGGAATCTTCCACCTTCACGAGCTCCCCGAGTTCAATCTCATCCACTCCCTGAG CGTCTCCGATCAGAGGGTCGCTTCCATCGCTGTCAACGGCTCCGGAGACTGGATCGCCTTTGGCTGTGCAG GCCTGGGCCAGCTGCTGGTGTGGGAGTGGCAGAGTGAGTCCTACGTGCTCAAGCAGCAGGGCCATTTCAACAGCATGGTGTCTCTGGCCTACTCCCCCGACGGGCAGTACATCGTCACCGGTGGGGATGACGGCAAG GTCAAGGTGTGGAACACCCTCAGTGGCTTCTGCTTCGTCACTTTTACGGAGCACTCGAGTGGGGTCACCGGCGTGACCTTCACTGCCACGGGCTATGTCATCGTGACCTCTTCCATGGATGGGACCGTGCGTGCCTTTGACCTCCACAG GTACCGGAACTTCCGCACCTTCACGTCTCCACGGCCCACCCAGTTCTCCTGCGTGGCCGTGGACTGCAGCGGGGAGGTCGTTTCGGCCGGGGCACAGGACTCCTTCGAGGTCTTCATCTGGTCCATGCAGACGGGCAGGCTCCTGGAC GTTCTGTCCGGCCACGAGGGCCCCATCAGCAGTCTGTGCTTTAGCCCCGTGAAGTCCGTCCTGGCCAGCGCCTCCTGGGACAGGACGGTGCGCCTGTGGGACATGGCAGACAGCTGGAGGACCACGGAGACGCTGGGCCTGACCTCGGATG CCCTGGCTGTGACCTTCCGTCCCGACGGGGCAGAGTTGGCCGTCGCCACACTGAACTCACAGATCACCTTCTGGGACCCCGAGAACGCCGTGCAGACGGGCTCCATCGAGGGCAGGCACGACCTCAAGACGGGCAGGAAGGAGCTGGACAAGGTCACCGCCAAGCACTCGGCCAAGGGGAA GGCCTTCACTGCTCTGTGCTACTCTGCGGACGGCCAGAGCGTCCTCGCGGGAGGGATGTCCAAGTTCGTGTGCATCTATCACGTCAAGGAGCAGATCCTCAGGAAGAAGTTCGAGATCTCCCGCAACCTCTCCCTGGACGCCATGGAG GAATTTCTGAACCGGAGGAAGATGACAGAGTTTGGCAACCTGGCGCTAATCGATCAGGACGCCGGGGCAGAGGACGGAGTCGCGATCCCACTGCCGGGTGTGAAGAAAG GTGACGTGAGCTCTCGGCACTTGAAGCCTGAAATCCGGGTGACTTCGCTTCGCTTCTCTCCCACCG GGCGCTGCTGGGCGGCCACCACCACCGAGGGGCTCCTCGTCTACTCCCTGGACGCCCAGATGCTGTTTGACCCATTTGAGCTGGACACCGACGTCACCCCCGCACGCATCCGGGCGGCCGTGCGCCAGCAGGACTTGACCGGGGCCATCCTCATGGCCTTCCGGCTCAACGAGCGGACGCTGCTACAGGAGGTCCTGGAGTCGGTGCCCTGGGACGAGG TCGAGGTCGTCAGCTCCTCGCTTCCTGAGCTGTACGTGGAGAAAGTGCTGGAGTTCTTGGCTTCGTCCTTCGAAGTGTCTCGCCACCTGGAATTCTACCTCATATGGACCCAGAAATTGCTCCTGGTGCACGGGCAGCGGCTGAAGTCTAG AGCGGGGAAGGTGCTGCCGGCCGTTCGGTTCCTTCAGAAGACCATCCAGCGGCACTTGGACGGCGTCTGCAAACT CTGTGACTGGAACCGCTATAACATCCAGTACGCTCTGGCAGTTTCCAAGCAGCGGGGCATAAAGCGCCCCTCAGAGCCGCTGGGAAGCGAGGAGGAAGCGGATGCGTCTGACGACGATGACACTCTGCACCCGCTCGGGGAAGGACAGGAAGACGGGGACAGACAGCTGGTGTAG
- the GATD3A gene encoding glutamine amidotransferase-like class 1 domain-containing protein 3A, mitochondrial isoform X1, producing MAAVRALVAPRLAAASAFAPLHAPAPRAALHSSAPRPRARVALVLSGCGVYDGTELHEASAVLVHLSRGGAEVQIFAPDVPQMHVIDHTKGQPSESETRNVLTESARIARGKITDLARLSAADHDAAIFPGGFGAAKNLSTFAVDGKDCRVHKDVERVLKEFHEAGKPIGLCCIAPVLAAKVLRGVEVTVGHEQEEGGKWPYAGTAEAIKALGAKHCVKGVTEAHVDQKNKVVTTPAFMCETALHHIHDGIGAMVKKVLELCGK from the exons ATGGCGGCGGTCAGGGCTCTGGTGGCGCCCAGGCTGGCGGCGGCCTCCGCGTTCGCGCCGCTCCATGCACCCGCCCCGCGCGCGGCCCTACACAGCTCCGCGCCGCGGCCCCGGGCCAGGGTCGCGCTG GTGCTGTCTGGATGCGGAGTCTACGACGGGACTGAGCTCCACGAGGCCTCAGC GGTACTGGTTCACTTGAGTCGTGGCGGGGCTGAGGTCCAGATCTTTGCTCCTGACGTCCCTCAGATGCACGTGATTGACCACACCAAGGGGCAGCCTTCTGAGAGCGAGACCAG GAACGTTCTGACGGAGTCTGCAAGGATCGCCCGCGGCAAGATCACCGACCTGGCCCGGCTCAGCGCAGCGGATCAcgacgctgccatcttccctggagGCTTCGGAGCCGCCAAAAACCT GAGCACCTTCGCCGTGGACGGGAAAGACTGCAGAGTCCACAAAGACGTGGAGCGCGTCCTGAAGGAGTTCCACGAGGCCGGCAAGCCTATCGG CTTGTGCTGCATCGCTCCCGTTCTCGCAGCCAAAGTGCTCCGCGGCGTCGAGGTCACCGTGGGCCACGAGCAGGAGGAAGGCGGCAAGTGGCCCTACGCGGGGACCGCAGAGGCCATCAAGGCCCTGGGCGCCAAGCACTGTGTGAAGGGAGTGACC GAAGCTCACGTGGACCAGAAGAACAAGGTGGTCACGACCCCGGCCTTCATGTGCGAGACGGCGCTCCACCACATCCACGACGGGATCGGGGCCATGGTGAAGAAGGTGCTAGAACTCTGTGGGAAGTGA
- the GATD3A gene encoding glutamine amidotransferase-like class 1 domain-containing protein 3A, mitochondrial isoform X2 encodes MHVIDHTKGQPSESETRNVLTESARIARGKITDLARLSAADHDAAIFPGGFGAAKNLSTFAVDGKDCRVHKDVERVLKEFHEAGKPIGLCCIAPVLAAKVLRGVEVTVGHEQEEGGKWPYAGTAEAIKALGAKHCVKGVTEAHVDQKNKVVTTPAFMCETALHHIHDGIGAMVKKVLELCGK; translated from the exons ATGCACGTGATTGACCACACCAAGGGGCAGCCTTCTGAGAGCGAGACCAG GAACGTTCTGACGGAGTCTGCAAGGATCGCCCGCGGCAAGATCACCGACCTGGCCCGGCTCAGCGCAGCGGATCAcgacgctgccatcttccctggagGCTTCGGAGCCGCCAAAAACCT GAGCACCTTCGCCGTGGACGGGAAAGACTGCAGAGTCCACAAAGACGTGGAGCGCGTCCTGAAGGAGTTCCACGAGGCCGGCAAGCCTATCGG CTTGTGCTGCATCGCTCCCGTTCTCGCAGCCAAAGTGCTCCGCGGCGTCGAGGTCACCGTGGGCCACGAGCAGGAGGAAGGCGGCAAGTGGCCCTACGCGGGGACCGCAGAGGCCATCAAGGCCCTGGGCGCCAAGCACTGTGTGAAGGGAGTGACC GAAGCTCACGTGGACCAGAAGAACAAGGTGGTCACGACCCCGGCCTTCATGTGCGAGACGGCGCTCCACCACATCCACGACGGGATCGGGGCCATGGTGAAGAAGGTGCTAGAACTCTGTGGGAAGTGA